In Alicyclobacillus macrosporangiidus CPP55, a single window of DNA contains:
- a CDS encoding metal-dependent hydrolase produces the protein MKITYHGHSCVQLEDGGTSILFDPFLTPAGFRKSVDDIRAQYILLTHGHFDHVADAVTIAKNNDATIIATHELATYMGWQGAKTFGMNLGGSYRFPFGRVKMTQAFHSSSYIVEDEQKIIYTGMPGGFIVEFAGKTVYHAGDTGLFGDMKLIGERHAIDVAFLPIGDTFTMGPEDAALAAQWVKAKLVIPIHYNTFPVIQQDPARFTDLLQAAGIEGRILKPGETTEL, from the coding sequence GTGAAGATCACCTACCACGGCCACTCCTGCGTCCAGTTGGAGGACGGCGGCACGTCCATTCTGTTCGATCCGTTCCTCACCCCGGCCGGCTTCCGCAAGAGCGTCGATGATATCCGCGCCCAGTACATCCTGCTCACGCACGGCCATTTCGATCACGTCGCCGACGCGGTCACCATCGCCAAGAACAACGACGCGACCATCATCGCCACCCACGAGTTGGCCACCTACATGGGCTGGCAGGGCGCGAAAACGTTCGGCATGAACCTCGGCGGCTCGTACCGGTTCCCGTTCGGGCGCGTCAAGATGACGCAGGCGTTCCACTCCTCATCGTACATCGTCGAAGATGAGCAGAAGATCATCTACACCGGGATGCCGGGTGGATTCATCGTCGAGTTCGCGGGCAAAACCGTGTACCACGCTGGCGACACGGGCCTGTTCGGGGACATGAAGCTCATCGGCGAACGGCACGCCATCGATGTGGCGTTCTTGCCCATCGGCGACACGTTCACCATGGGCCCCGAGGACGCCGCCCTGGCCGCCCAGTGGGTCAAGGCGAAGTTGGTCATCCCCATCCACTACAACACCTTCCCGGTCATCCAGCAGGACCCGGCCCGGTTCACCGATCTCCTTCAGGCAGCGGGGATCGAGGGACGTATCCTCAAGCCCGGCGAGACCACCGAGCTGTGA
- a CDS encoding aminotransferase: MAEVGERLAKQDIYERDKRHVWHAFAPHSEQNPWVVDAADGVYVTDLEGRRYLDAMSGLWCVNAGYGHERLARAAYEQMRRMPYYPLSAAHTPAALLADRLCQWLGGDYRIFFNNSGSEANETAFKLARQYHAQTGQPGRYKVIARYRAYHGSTLGALAATGQQQRKYLYEPLAPGFLHIPAPDLYRRPDGMDPLAYGRACAEQLEQVIVWEGPETVAAFILEPIITGGGVIMPPPNYLDEVAAVCRRYGVLLIVDEVICGFGRTGKKFGFQHSAVQPDIVTMAKGITSAYVPLSATAVRQDLYDAFKDPADPYGYFRQVNTFGGHPVSCAVALENLALMEELELVPHAAQMGDVLAGELERLYRHPNVGDVRVRGLLAGVELVQDRVTKAPLEAEPVKRVIAACKARGLIVGRNGDTVAGFNNVITLAPPLVVEEPELAFIAKTLDEALEEVLGGR, from the coding sequence ATGGCGGAGGTTGGAGAGCGTCTCGCCAAGCAGGACATCTACGAGCGCGACAAGCGCCACGTGTGGCATGCGTTTGCGCCTCACAGCGAACAGAATCCCTGGGTGGTGGATGCGGCGGACGGGGTGTACGTGACGGATCTCGAGGGCAGGCGGTATCTGGACGCCATGTCCGGTCTGTGGTGCGTCAACGCCGGGTATGGCCACGAGCGGCTGGCCCGGGCCGCGTACGAGCAGATGCGGCGGATGCCGTACTATCCGCTGTCGGCCGCGCACACGCCGGCGGCCCTGTTGGCAGACCGCCTGTGCCAGTGGCTCGGCGGAGACTACCGCATCTTTTTCAACAACAGCGGCTCGGAGGCGAACGAGACCGCGTTCAAGCTGGCTCGCCAGTACCACGCCCAGACGGGGCAGCCGGGCCGGTACAAGGTCATCGCCCGTTACCGGGCGTACCACGGCAGCACCCTGGGCGCCCTTGCGGCCACGGGGCAGCAGCAGCGCAAGTACCTGTATGAACCTCTGGCGCCCGGGTTCCTGCACATCCCGGCGCCGGATCTGTACCGCCGTCCCGACGGGATGGATCCCCTGGCCTACGGCAGGGCCTGCGCCGAGCAGCTGGAGCAGGTGATTGTCTGGGAGGGGCCTGAGACGGTCGCCGCGTTTATCCTGGAGCCCATCATCACGGGCGGCGGGGTCATCATGCCGCCTCCGAACTACCTGGATGAGGTGGCGGCGGTGTGCCGGCGGTACGGCGTGCTCCTGATTGTCGACGAGGTCATCTGCGGATTCGGCCGCACCGGCAAGAAATTCGGCTTCCAGCACAGCGCCGTCCAGCCGGACATCGTCACGATGGCCAAGGGCATCACCAGCGCCTACGTGCCTCTGTCCGCGACCGCCGTCCGCCAGGACCTGTACGACGCCTTTAAGGATCCCGCGGATCCGTACGGCTACTTCCGCCAGGTCAACACCTTCGGCGGGCACCCCGTGAGCTGCGCGGTCGCCCTCGAAAACCTGGCGCTGATGGAGGAGCTCGAGCTGGTCCCGCACGCCGCCCAGATGGGCGACGTCCTCGCCGGGGAGCTGGAGCGGCTGTACCGCCATCCGAACGTCGGCGACGTCCGCGTCCGAGGGCTGCTGGCGGGCGTCGAGCTGGTGCAGGATCGGGTCACCAAGGCGCCGTTGGAGGCGGAGCCGGTCAAGCGGGTGATCGCTGCGTGCAAAGCGCGCGGGCTGATTGTGGGCCGCAATGGTGACACCGTGGCCGGGTTCAACAACGTGATCACGCTGGCCCCGCCGCTGGTCGTGGAGGAGCCGGAGCTGGCGTTCATCGCGAAGACGCTCGACGAGGCATTGGAAGAGGTGCTCGGCGGCCGTTGA
- a CDS encoding GntR family transcriptional regulator: protein MLLYLQPDSDVPLYQQIRDQIVAGLATGQLSPGDPLPPIRQLAADFGVHFHTVNKAYDLLRQEGMIRLHRRTGAVVVCEPAPPEFRDQWRERARVLLAEAFVKGIPPEEILAECSALLETFQAANAHPDLSGGAST from the coding sequence ATGCTGCTCTACCTCCAACCGGACAGCGACGTCCCGCTGTACCAGCAGATCCGGGATCAAATCGTCGCGGGTCTGGCCACCGGACAGCTGTCTCCCGGGGATCCGCTGCCCCCCATCCGCCAGCTCGCCGCCGACTTCGGCGTTCACTTTCACACCGTGAACAAGGCGTATGACCTGTTGCGCCAGGAGGGGATGATCCGCCTTCACCGCCGTACGGGAGCGGTCGTGGTCTGCGAGCCTGCGCCGCCCGAGTTCCGCGACCAGTGGCGAGAGCGGGCGCGCGTGCTGCTCGCCGAAGCGTTCGTCAAGGGCATCCCGCCAGAGGAGATCCTGGCCGAGTGCAGCGCTCTCCTGGAGACGTTCCAGGCCGCAAACGCCCATCCCGACCTGTCCGGAGGTGCGTCGACGTGA
- a CDS encoding DUF5808 domain-containing protein: protein MFLAVVAAGVWRYPALPARFPIHFSADGTPTQWADKSISSAFGILIPGLVLLALCLLVHIASRAGRTDVDPEAPQASLHLQTLQRRRWILATWCSCAFVQVGLGLAALLLWGLLGPATGWPMWVIPLTIVTGAIAPWVIVLAKTARRSASSVTAAAVPKGPFQGAGAPGTRRVVHRDDDRFWKVGVLYFNRDDPALLVPKRFGIGWTLNFAHPGAWLLIIALLLITSLPAILSYLYGR, encoded by the coding sequence GTGTTCTTGGCCGTCGTTGCGGCCGGTGTCTGGCGCTATCCCGCCCTACCGGCCCGCTTCCCTATCCACTTTTCGGCTGACGGGACGCCGACGCAGTGGGCCGACAAGAGCATCTCATCCGCCTTCGGGATTCTGATCCCGGGCCTGGTTCTGCTCGCCCTGTGCCTGCTGGTCCACATCGCCAGCCGAGCTGGCCGTACGGATGTCGATCCGGAGGCCCCTCAAGCCTCCCTGCACCTGCAGACCCTCCAGCGACGGCGCTGGATTCTCGCCACCTGGTGCTCATGCGCGTTTGTGCAGGTGGGCCTCGGCCTCGCCGCCCTGTTGCTGTGGGGCCTGCTGGGGCCTGCCACCGGATGGCCGATGTGGGTCATCCCGCTGACCATCGTGACGGGTGCCATCGCCCCGTGGGTGATCGTCCTCGCAAAGACTGCGCGCCGATCCGCCAGTTCCGTTACTGCGGCGGCGGTTCCGAAGGGCCCATTCCAAGGTGCCGGCGCCCCCGGCACGCGGCGCGTCGTGCATCGGGACGATGACCGTTTCTGGAAAGTGGGCGTGCTGTACTTCAATCGGGACGATCCAGCGCTGTTAGTGCCCAAGCGCTTCGGGATCGGCTGGACGCTCAACTTCGCCCATCCCGGAGCTTGGCTCCTGATTATCGCTCTGCTCCTCATCACGAGCCTGCCCGCCATTTTGTCGTACCTGTACGGGCGCTGA
- a CDS encoding trans-sulfuration enzyme family protein, translated as MRLETRLVQAGNRQDPRTGAVVMPIHHATTFAHPALGESTGFDYARLANPTRQVLEETIAVLEGGRRGFAFASGMAAIACVAQLFEPGQHVVISHDLYGGTYRLFDQILPRLGVTATFVDTGDLDAVKAALRPETKALFVETPTNPTMQISDIAACAEIARSHGAWTIVDNTFMTPYGQRPLELGADIVVHSATKYLGGHNDVLAGLVVVKDDELAERIHYYQNSLGAVLGPQDSWLLVRGMKTLAVRMERHERNARRVAEWLTRQPMVSRVYYPGLEHHPRRAVHERQASGYGGMVSFELARPEWVGQVLSGVRLITFAESLGGVESLITYPATQTHHEIPKEIRDAVGVNDRLLRLSVGLEHVEDILADLEAAFTAARRAEA; from the coding sequence ATGAGGCTGGAGACGAGGTTGGTACAGGCGGGCAACCGGCAGGACCCGAGGACCGGTGCGGTGGTGATGCCCATCCACCACGCGACGACGTTCGCCCACCCGGCGCTGGGGGAGAGCACCGGATTTGATTATGCGAGGCTCGCGAACCCCACGCGGCAGGTGTTGGAGGAGACCATCGCAGTCCTGGAGGGTGGAAGGCGCGGCTTCGCGTTCGCGTCCGGGATGGCGGCCATCGCCTGCGTGGCTCAGTTGTTTGAGCCCGGGCAGCATGTGGTGATCTCTCACGACCTGTACGGGGGCACGTACCGGCTGTTCGATCAGATCCTGCCTCGGCTGGGGGTGACGGCGACGTTCGTCGACACGGGCGATCTGGACGCTGTGAAGGCCGCCCTTCGGCCCGAAACCAAGGCGCTGTTTGTGGAGACGCCGACCAACCCTACCATGCAGATCAGCGACATCGCGGCGTGCGCCGAGATCGCCCGCAGCCACGGGGCGTGGACCATCGTCGACAATACCTTCATGACGCCGTATGGTCAGCGTCCGCTGGAGTTGGGGGCGGACATAGTTGTACACTCGGCGACGAAATATTTAGGAGGGCACAACGACGTCCTGGCAGGTTTGGTGGTGGTGAAGGACGACGAGCTGGCGGAGCGCATCCACTACTACCAGAACTCGCTCGGCGCGGTGCTCGGGCCGCAGGACAGCTGGCTGCTGGTACGCGGCATGAAGACCTTGGCGGTGCGCATGGAGCGCCATGAGCGCAACGCCCGTCGCGTGGCCGAGTGGCTCACCCGGCAGCCCATGGTCAGCCGCGTGTACTATCCCGGCCTCGAACACCACCCGCGGCGGGCGGTGCACGAGCGGCAGGCCTCCGGTTACGGCGGGATGGTCTCGTTCGAGCTCGCACGACCGGAGTGGGTGGGTCAGGTGCTGAGCGGGGTTCGCCTCATCACCTTCGCGGAGAGCCTCGGAGGCGTGGAGTCGCTCATCACCTATCCGGCGACGCAGACGCACCACGAGATCCCCAAGGAGATCCGCGACGCCGTCGGCGTCAACGACCGCCTGTTGCGGCTATCCGTCGGCCTGGAGCACGTGGAGGACATCCTGGCCGACCTCGAAGCCGCGTTCACGGCGGCCCGGCGGGCAGAGGCGTAG
- a CDS encoding iron-containing alcohol dehydrogenase — protein sequence MSTVYLPVRIEFAPGRSAGVGDDLRGLGCNRVLVVTDPGVRAAGLLDGILGSLREAGLSAVVFGDVVPDPDEECASRAAGVFRNEGCDGILAVGGGSSIDTAKAAGLLATNPGPLLAYEGVNKVPNPLPPLAVIPTTCGTGSEVTNVTVITDAHHYKTPILSPYLIPKLAVLDPDLLRTLPPHLVASTGMDALTHAMESYTNRVQHWYADACAMQAMRMIADAIRPATVNRDPDAIARMLYASTLAGIAFTLSRLGLVHAMSHPVSGFAGVPHGLANAVLLPYVMAYNMVGNPQAYAAVAQALGVPDQGSAIRTAEAGVREVMRMNRDLGIPDRFDGLGVTRDMFPDMIRDTFRSGNIPINPRQVTEQDVARLYEAALTGAAPV from the coding sequence GTGTCGACGGTCTACTTGCCGGTTCGCATCGAGTTTGCCCCAGGGCGCAGCGCCGGGGTGGGGGACGACCTGCGCGGGCTTGGCTGCAACCGGGTGCTGGTGGTCACCGACCCGGGCGTGAGGGCAGCGGGGCTCCTCGACGGCATCCTCGGGTCCCTGCGGGAAGCGGGTCTGTCGGCGGTCGTGTTCGGGGACGTCGTGCCCGATCCAGACGAGGAGTGTGCCAGCCGGGCGGCCGGCGTGTTTCGGAACGAGGGGTGCGACGGCATCCTCGCCGTCGGCGGCGGCAGCTCCATCGATACGGCGAAGGCCGCGGGGCTCTTGGCGACCAACCCCGGGCCGCTGCTCGCCTATGAGGGGGTGAATAAGGTCCCCAACCCCCTCCCGCCGCTCGCCGTCATCCCGACCACGTGCGGAACCGGGTCGGAGGTGACCAATGTCACGGTGATCACCGACGCCCATCACTACAAGACACCCATCCTGTCGCCGTATCTCATTCCGAAATTGGCGGTGCTCGATCCGGACCTGCTGCGCACCCTGCCGCCGCACCTGGTGGCCTCCACCGGCATGGACGCCCTGACGCACGCCATGGAGTCGTACACCAACCGCGTCCAGCACTGGTACGCCGATGCGTGCGCGATGCAGGCGATGCGGATGATCGCGGATGCCATCCGTCCGGCGACGGTCAACCGCGATCCGGACGCCATCGCCCGGATGCTGTACGCGAGCACCCTGGCGGGGATAGCCTTCACGCTATCGCGGCTGGGGCTCGTGCACGCCATGTCGCACCCGGTCAGCGGATTCGCGGGCGTGCCGCACGGCCTCGCCAACGCGGTCCTGCTGCCCTACGTCATGGCGTACAACATGGTCGGGAATCCGCAGGCTTATGCGGCGGTGGCCCAGGCGCTCGGCGTGCCGGATCAGGGCAGTGCCATCCGCACGGCCGAGGCGGGCGTGCGGGAGGTGATGCGGATGAACCGGGATCTCGGCATCCCCGACCGGTTCGACGGCCTCGGGGTGACGCGGGACATGTTTCCGGACATGATCCGGGACACGTTCCGCAGCGGCAACATTCCCATCAATCCGCGCCAGGTGACCGAACAGGACGTGGCGCGTCTGTATGAGGCGGCGCTGACGGGCGCGGCTCCGGTGTGA